AATGTAAATGTAAAGCGACTTGAGGCTCATGGTGTTGGTTTTTTGGCTCCCGTGGCTTCTAACAAAAACGAAGAAGGTCGTGCAAAGAATCGGCGAGTAGAGTTGGTAGAACAGTAATAATCAAGAAAGAATTTTTGTGGACACTACGCCTAACACAGTGTTTGTGGCAAGCTTACGCTTGCCACAAATCCACCTTCGGCGGACTTCACAAACACCGAATACGATAGGTAAAATTGAGATAAAAAGAGAGGTGATAACAATGACAAAAAATGAGGAATAGAGAAGGGCAGGTACTTTTAGAACAGGTTTTGACAAATAGTTTCAGCTCAAAGGAGGCAAAAAAATGAGAATCAGTATATTTTGTTGGGTTATGATAGTTTTGTTAGTTCTTCCCGCATCTTCGGCGGTTGCAGAAAATGCTGGAGATGATAAAACCGGTGGCGATCCCTTCACGGGAACCTGGTATGGCCGGTTGTCCGGAGAGGGTCTAAGGACCATACCCAAATTTGGGGAATTTCGGACCGGGTTCAGGATGGAATTCTACGACGTAAAATTGAGGGATGTGGACCTCCTTCTGCGGGGATATTGCCATGATATCGCCGGTTCAGCCATAGTGCGTTACTCTCAACCTGTCTTTAAGGGGCTGGGGAGATGCACTTTCAAGTTGGAAAACCGAATCGTTGTCGGGAAGATATCTGGTCCGGACGCTCACCTGGGGCGTCGGACATTGTATATCGATTTTAGGCCTTTCAGGCCAGGAGGGACCTATATTTACTACCCGCCAAAAGGACCTCCAATGCCACCTGATGAGATCAAGTACAACAATTTCGGTTTTGACCTAATTCCATCGTCAACGAACGGCGGGAGCGCAATGGGTCCTGTGTGGATGTGGAGTGAGGGTGTTCCGGATAAGATCAATGTCGAAGTCGCTGATGGCGGCGAGACTTTGCGCCTTCGTAAGAATACAAGCTGGAATTTTAAAGGCCTCGAAGCTAAGTGGGAAATCGAAGGCGTTCTGCACAAGGTTGATGATGAAAGCTACGATTTCCCCGAGGAAGTCCCGCCCGATGAGAAGATTTCGACCGACAAACATACCCGGAAGAAGGTCAATATCCCCGGGGTGGGTGAGGTGATAGCCGGCCCGGAGTCGGAGTTCAAGATAGAATCCAGCAGCGGCGGAAAAACCACTCTCGAACAGTTTAAGGGAGACTTGATGCACAGGGTAAAGGAGGTGGCGGAAGAAGGCCGCTCTTTTGAGGTCCTAACTCCTCAATGTGTCAGTTCGGTTAGAGGGACCACTTTTCTCACAAGCGTCCGTGAGGGGGAGACGGTTGTGGTAGTTTTCGATGGTTCGGTGGAGGTTTCCGATAAAGATGGGGGGAATTCCCTGACAGTTCGGAAGGGTCAAATGGTTGTCGTTGAAGAAGGAACGTTTCCG
The window above is part of the Caldisericota bacterium genome. Proteins encoded here:
- a CDS encoding FecR domain-containing protein is translated as MRISIFCWVMIVLLVLPASSAVAENAGDDKTGGDPFTGTWYGRLSGEGLRTIPKFGEFRTGFRMEFYDVKLRDVDLLLRGYCHDIAGSAIVRYSQPVFKGLGRCTFKLENRIVVGKISGPDAHLGRRTLYIDFRPFRPGGTYIYYPPKGPPMPPDEIKYNNFGFDLIPSSTNGGSAMGPVWMWSEGVPDKINVEVADGGETLRLRKNTSWNFKGLEAKWEIEGVLHKVDDESYDFPEEVPPDEKISTDKHTRKKVNIPGVGEVIAGPESEFKIESSSGGKTTLEQFKGDLMHRVKEVAEEGRSFEVLTPQCVSSVRGTTFLTSVREGETVVVVFDGSVEVSDKDGGNSLTVRKGQMVVVEEGTFP